From Amycolatopsis sp. cg9, one genomic window encodes:
- a CDS encoding DNA glycosylase AlkZ-like family protein, which translates to MDRRQVLAYRIAEHGLHRTARDVADLAVVRAGLQDSMRDTALLALVARLDGEVSLVDDPRLVLAWTLRGAPHFHLGLAEVTRALVPLDDADALARMLWQRKELAATGQGAAEVVFTAAAALRKVVTKPMTKGAVSTAVTQALPPSFSRWCRGCNATHIQEQLMRVAAPHAGVRLVAGASPATLAPLEGRGRMRRTPDPAAATKVVEDYLRLNGPASPGEAAEFVGTAKAVVDRTWPADLAEVEVAGRRKYLPPDRLEALENPPEPDVVRLLPPLDPFIQARDKALLVPDPARRKEVWKMLGNPGVLLADGDIAGTWRTKGSGAKLTFTVTAFDPLRPAVREDAEAEAARVAAARGFEKHAVTWVG; encoded by the coding sequence GTGGACCGCCGCCAGGTACTCGCCTACCGCATCGCCGAGCACGGCCTGCACCGCACCGCGCGGGACGTGGCCGACCTCGCCGTCGTCCGGGCCGGGTTGCAGGACAGCATGCGCGACACCGCGCTGCTCGCCCTCGTGGCCCGGCTGGACGGTGAGGTGTCCCTTGTGGACGATCCGCGGCTGGTGCTCGCCTGGACGCTGCGCGGCGCGCCGCACTTCCACCTGGGCCTCGCCGAAGTGACGCGGGCGCTGGTGCCCCTCGACGACGCGGACGCGCTCGCCCGGATGCTGTGGCAGCGCAAGGAACTGGCGGCGACCGGGCAGGGAGCGGCCGAAGTCGTCTTCACGGCGGCCGCCGCGCTGCGGAAGGTCGTCACCAAGCCGATGACGAAGGGGGCGGTGAGCACCGCGGTGACGCAGGCGCTGCCGCCGTCGTTCTCGCGGTGGTGCCGCGGCTGCAACGCGACCCACATCCAGGAACAGCTGATGCGCGTCGCGGCGCCGCACGCGGGCGTCCGCCTGGTCGCGGGCGCTTCCCCGGCGACGCTGGCACCACTCGAAGGCCGCGGCCGGATGCGCCGCACCCCGGACCCGGCCGCCGCGACCAAGGTGGTCGAGGACTACCTGCGGCTCAACGGCCCGGCGTCCCCGGGCGAGGCGGCGGAGTTCGTCGGGACGGCCAAAGCGGTCGTGGACCGGACGTGGCCGGCGGACCTGGCCGAGGTCGAAGTGGCGGGCCGGCGGAAGTACCTGCCGCCGGACCGGCTCGAGGCCTTGGAGAACCCGCCGGAACCCGACGTGGTGCGGCTGCTGCCGCCGCTCGACCCCTTCATCCAGGCCCGCGACAAGGCGCTGCTGGTCCCGGATCCCGCGCGTCGCAAGGAGGTCTGGAAGATGCTGGGCAACCCCGGCGTCCTCCTGGCCGACGGCGACATCGCGGGCACCTGGCGCACGAAGGGCAGCGGCGCGAAGCTGACGTTCACGGTGACGGCGTT
- a CDS encoding uroporphyrinogen-III synthase, translating into MGELSGIAIGVTAERRADDFIAALERYGAEVRHAPTITIVPLDADPELRAGTEAVLAAPVAVTVVTTGAGFRGWLDAAAGWGLREPLLDRLRESRIYARGPKAVGAIRGAGLRESFSAGSESNAELFGAVAAAGVDGARVAVQLHGTPLPEHTSSLTGASLVEVQPYRWYSPPDVGPVHELIDAVVAGELGALAFTSAPAAANFLALARSYGRYDAVVAALRGPVLVACVGPVTAAPLEEAGIRTAQPDRQRLGALVKLLVSTLSAPG; encoded by the coding sequence ATGGGTGAGCTGAGCGGGATCGCCATCGGCGTCACGGCCGAACGCCGGGCCGACGACTTCATCGCGGCCCTCGAACGCTACGGCGCCGAGGTCCGCCACGCGCCGACGATCACCATCGTGCCGCTGGACGCCGATCCGGAACTGCGCGCGGGCACCGAGGCCGTGCTCGCGGCACCGGTCGCGGTCACGGTGGTCACGACGGGCGCGGGCTTCCGCGGCTGGCTCGACGCGGCCGCCGGCTGGGGCCTGCGCGAGCCGCTGCTGGACCGGCTGCGGGAGTCCCGGATCTACGCCCGCGGCCCGAAGGCGGTCGGCGCGATCCGCGGCGCGGGCCTGCGGGAGTCCTTTTCGGCCGGGTCCGAGTCGAACGCGGAACTGTTCGGCGCCGTCGCCGCGGCGGGCGTCGACGGCGCGCGGGTGGCGGTCCAGCTGCACGGGACGCCGCTGCCGGAGCACACGTCGTCGCTGACCGGGGCTTCGCTGGTGGAGGTGCAGCCGTACCGGTGGTATTCGCCGCCGGACGTCGGCCCGGTGCACGAGCTGATCGACGCGGTGGTGGCGGGGGAGCTGGGCGCCCTGGCGTTCACGAGCGCCCCGGCGGCGGCGAACTTCCTGGCGCTGGCGCGGTCGTACGGGCGGTACGACGCCGTGGTGGCGGCGCTGCGGGGACCGGTGCTGGTCGCGTGCGTGGGCCCGGTGACGGCGGCACCGCTGGAGGAGGCGGGAATCCGGACGGCCCAGCCCGACCGCCAGCGACTGGGGGCACTGGTCAAGCTCCTGGTCTCGACGCTCTCAGCGCCGGGCTAA
- a CDS encoding DUF3224 domain-containing protein yields the protein MNGFTTKNWEEKLVSGTEGGPRVAYAHATFAYDGVLEGESICDLLLYYAGEGYNSGETTSPSFERFEGRVDGREGTFIVRHEYTFDAKGIASNFTVVAGSGTGGLAGLTGSGTVGGALGEDRVGYTFEYTF from the coding sequence ATGAACGGATTCACCACGAAGAACTGGGAAGAAAAGCTCGTCAGCGGTACCGAGGGCGGCCCTCGGGTGGCGTACGCGCACGCCACTTTCGCGTACGACGGCGTCCTCGAGGGCGAGTCGATCTGCGACCTTCTGCTGTACTACGCGGGCGAGGGCTACAACAGCGGCGAGACGACGTCGCCGAGCTTCGAGCGCTTCGAGGGCAGGGTCGACGGTCGCGAAGGGACGTTCATCGTGCGCCACGAGTACACGTTCGATGCCAAGGGCATCGCGTCGAACTTCACCGTCGTCGCCGGTTCGGGCACCGGCGGGCTGGCCGGGCTCACCGGCTCCGGCACCGTCGGCGGCGCGCTGGGCGAGGACCGGGTCGGCTACACGTTCGAGTACACGTTCTAG
- a CDS encoding helix-turn-helix transcriptional regulator, with protein sequence MRASRLLSVLLLLQNRGRMTAEELADELEVSVRTIYRDIDALSASGVPVYADRGRTGGYRLVDGYRTRLTGMTEEEAQSLSLAGLPVAAAELGLGTVLAAAQLKLYAALPPELRDRAGRVAERFYLDVPGWHRGIESLPTLSAVADAVWASHRLRIRYERWGQRVVERDVEPLGLILKAGNWYLAARCEGTDRTYRISRVLALEDLGEAFERPAGFDLARYWQEWSEQFERRMFPRVAVVRLSPRAQALVPFYAGSVGARALRSAPGEPDADGWLTVELPVERGEPAIGELLRFGPHLEVLEPADLRAELAEAIEEMGAMYG encoded by the coding sequence ATGCGCGCGAGCCGCCTCCTGTCCGTCCTCCTGCTGCTGCAGAACCGCGGCCGGATGACGGCGGAAGAGCTGGCCGACGAGCTCGAAGTCTCGGTGCGCACGATCTACCGGGACATCGACGCGCTGTCGGCGTCCGGCGTCCCGGTGTACGCCGACCGCGGGCGGACCGGCGGCTACCGGCTGGTCGACGGCTACCGCACCCGGCTCACCGGGATGACCGAAGAAGAGGCGCAGTCGCTGTCGCTGGCCGGGCTGCCGGTGGCCGCCGCCGAGCTGGGCCTCGGGACGGTCCTCGCCGCGGCGCAGCTCAAGCTGTACGCGGCGCTGCCGCCGGAGCTGCGCGACCGGGCGGGGCGCGTCGCCGAGCGGTTCTACCTGGACGTCCCCGGCTGGCACCGGGGGATCGAGAGCCTGCCGACGCTGTCCGCCGTCGCCGACGCCGTGTGGGCGTCGCACCGGCTCCGGATCCGCTACGAGCGGTGGGGCCAGCGCGTCGTCGAGCGGGACGTCGAGCCGCTGGGGCTGATCCTCAAGGCCGGCAACTGGTACCTCGCGGCGCGGTGCGAAGGCACCGACCGGACGTACCGGATCTCGCGGGTGCTGGCGCTCGAAGACCTCGGCGAGGCGTTCGAGCGGCCGGCCGGGTTCGACCTCGCGCGGTACTGGCAGGAGTGGTCGGAGCAGTTCGAACGCCGGATGTTCCCGCGCGTGGCCGTGGTGCGGCTGTCGCCGCGGGCGCAGGCTCTCGTACCGTTCTACGCGGGCTCGGTCGGGGCCCGCGCGCTGCGCTCGGCCCCGGGCGAACCGGACGCGGACGGCTGGCTCACCGTGGAGCTGCCGGTGGAGCGGGGCGAACCGGCCATCGGCGAGCTGCTGCGCTTCGGGCCGCACCTGGAGGTCCTCGAACCGGCGGACCTGCGGGCGGAGCTGGCGGAAGCGATCGAGGAGATGGGCGCGATGTATGGGTGA